Within the Kineosporia corallincola genome, the region CACGTGGACTGGGACGCCGCGGCGGCCGAGAAGGGCGGGCACCCGTCGTTCATGGCCAAGGAGATCATGGACCAGCCGCAGGCGGTGGCCGACACCCTGCTCGGCCGGTACGACGCCGACGGCAACCTGGTGCTCGACGAGCTGCGCATCGACGAGTCCGCCCTGCGCTCCGTGGACAAGATCGTGGTGCTGGCCTGCGGCACCTCGTCGTACGCCGGGATGGTGGCGAAGTACGCCATCGAGCACTGGTGCCGCATCCCGGTCGAGGTCGAGCTGTCGCACGAGTTCCGCTACCGCGACCCGGTGGTGAACCCGCGCACGCTGGTGGTCGCGATCTCGCAGTCCGGCGAGACGATGGACACGATCATGGCGATCCGGCACGCCCGCGAGCAGGGCGCCAAGGTGGTCGCGATCTGCAACACCCACGGCTCCACCATCCCGCGTGAGTCCGACGCCGTGCTGTACACGCACGCCGGCCCGGAGATCGCCGTAGCCTCGACCAAGGCGTTCCTGGCCCAGATCACCGCCTGCTACCTGCTCGGTCTCTACCTGGCCCGGCTGCGCGGCAACAAGTTCCCGGACGAGATCCGCGAGATCCTCGGCCAGCTCCAGGCGATGCCCGACAAGATCCAGAAGGTGCTGGACGGCCTGGAGCAGGTGCGCACCATGGCCCGCTGGATGGCCGACACCCGCTCGGTGCTGTTCCTCGGCCGGCACGTCGGCTACCCGGTGGCGATGGAGGGCGCGCTCAAGCTCAAGGAGCTCGCCTACATCCACGCCGAGGGCTTCGCCGCCGGTGAGCTGAAGCACGGCCCGATCGCCCTGATCGAGCCCGGCCAGGCGGTGTTCGTGATCGTGCCCTCGCCGCGTGGCCGGGACTCGCTGCACTCCAAGGTGGTCTCCAACATCCAGGAGATCAATGCCCGGGGCGCCCGCACCATCGTGATCGCCGAGGAGGGCGACACCGACGTGGTGCCGTACGCCAGCGAGGTGATCTACGTCCCGCAGACCCCGACGCTGCTGGCCCCGCTGGTCACCGTCGTGCCGCTCCAGGTGTTCGCCTGCGAGCTCGCCACCGCCAAGGGCCTGGACGTCGATCAGCCGCGCAACCTGGCCAAATCGGTGACCGTGGAGTAGTACCGCTCGCCGGACGGCTGCACCGCGCGTGGAGGAAACGTGCGGTGCCCGTTCGGCCCAGTGACGTGCAGGTAGGGATGCCACCCGCCCGGCAGTTGCTTAGATGAGCGAATGACACGAGCGAACCCAAAGGCGGGACGCGGACCGGTTGCCTACCGCGTGGAAGACCTGCGCAAGGCCGAACAGGAAGTGATGGCCTCGTCGCCGGACGGGGCCCTGATGCAGCACGCCGCGGCGGGTCTGGCCGTCATCTGCGCCCGGGTCCTGCGCGAACGCACCGGTCGTGTCTCCG harbors:
- the glmS gene encoding glutamine--fructose-6-phosphate transaminase (isomerizing); this translates as MCGIVGYTTDPAASNTGALDVVLEGLRRLEYRGYDSAGVALQVGTGGQLWTAKRSGKLARLEEALAAASPPVSGTGIGHTRWATHGGPTDENAHPHLGGNGRVAVIHNGIIENFAVLKNELLADGVEFLSQTDTEVAAHLLNAAYETAGDLTEAMRLVANRLEGAFTLLAVHADVPDTVVGARRNSPLVVGVGDGANYLGSDVAAFIGYTRDAIELGQDQIATITPRTVGIIDFDGNPVEGKKFHVDWDAAAAEKGGHPSFMAKEIMDQPQAVADTLLGRYDADGNLVLDELRIDESALRSVDKIVVLACGTSSYAGMVAKYAIEHWCRIPVEVELSHEFRYRDPVVNPRTLVVAISQSGETMDTIMAIRHAREQGAKVVAICNTHGSTIPRESDAVLYTHAGPEIAVASTKAFLAQITACYLLGLYLARLRGNKFPDEIREILGQLQAMPDKIQKVLDGLEQVRTMARWMADTRSVLFLGRHVGYPVAMEGALKLKELAYIHAEGFAAGELKHGPIALIEPGQAVFVIVPSPRGRDSLHSKVVSNIQEINARGARTIVIAEEGDTDVVPYASEVIYVPQTPTLLAPLVTVVPLQVFACELATAKGLDVDQPRNLAKSVTVE